The sequence below is a genomic window from Cicer arietinum cultivar CDC Frontier isolate Library 1 chromosome 6, Cicar.CDCFrontier_v2.0, whole genome shotgun sequence.
taataataatatgagtttaattatcatcaatatcgttgtaaaaagttttacataatatatcacaactatttatgattataattttgaaaaaaattatgataaaaattaattaatttaataatttaacggttgtgatttatatatttatatttttttaatttaaaaatacccCTTCATTAACACTTAGAGTAAAtacttattttcataaaaaaaatatatttcacagttgatcttattttatttagaacaatatatttttgattaagaaatttgtataatttaaaaattaatctaaacTTATCCTTGGTGGAAGTGGTTAGAAATGGATTCAACTGATATCTAAGTTTGATCTCTAATAATAGAATACTACCTCCCTCCGGTCTCAACAATTATAAGAAAATCTTAGAAATTCTTTGAAGTTTCGTATATAAAcacaaaattatgatttttaaaatgtatttattatttaaataattttttaaaaaaatattagtgaGTGTATTTaatgtttcatatttttctataaaaaatatatttataaaaatatttaaataataataaataaataaatttattgatacctatatttttttattttttataattggaaTCCAGTGGAGCAGTTCATAAACACGAATTAatctaatgatctctttcccCGTATATACATATACTAAATGAGAAAATCAAATATGTGTAAGTGGCAcgttagttttaattttgatctaatatttaatttaatatttatgtaattattattttaactttttaaagtATATGATTTTCTTAGggttcaataaaaaaattaaattactttttaattattaaaataatctaaaaaataatttaataatataatttattataataattaataattattataatatcacaaataaaattgactgacactttaataatttaaaaatgatttaatttttattttgacacttTAATAATTCGAAAAATGATTTatcattaacttttttttactgaattagatatcaaaaccaaatcattgTGTTCTTTGatatggtttagcatttaatgTGTTCATTGATATTAGGTTCAAGTAGTAAAATTTAGAGGAGTTGTTGGTTTGCATTTGTAAAGAAACAGTATTCAGATTCCCGAGTCGACTTTTAATACAAGTAGGTAGAGAGGAGTAGGAATATATTCCACTACCTTGACATGATGCTACAACTACTAGTCGATATCAAGATATTTCATTACTACCGTTGGATCATCACTAAAGCACCCCAATCAATGGCCCCGATTTCCTACGCTTTTCCTCCgtgaatatataataatttatttttactattgaAATAAAACCATGTTAAGTTTCGTATGAGGAGGGTTTTTCTGAAAGGTATATTGATTGACGATTGAACACAGATgccattaattttcttttaaggcctttaattaaattgaaaaggACATCACCATTTACAAATAATAATGGGTGGCCTACAATCTACATTCACCTTTTCCACAACGCAATaagatttttcaattgaatATTTCATACaagttattttattctttttttttatttaaataattaatttttgacataaatttaattttttctttctttgtatTTTATTGTCTAAGTGTGATGTTGATTTATTCATCATCATAGTATgacgttttttattttttcgtcTAGGTACGATATTCACATAGTCAGATGATTCTTTTGTcgatattatatttttgattaAGAGCCTTATGGAGATTACCACCAAACTTAACATACATTCAGTCATACAAATGATTTAGCTACACGTGGTTAAATTGATCGTATCAAATATCATCTATAGTCGATATGAACGAACAtcgataaatattattttgatcatTGACCAATGAAAtgcattaatttaattattatgattaatgTTTTGGTTTGGTTATTTTTTGTTGACTTCTGCAATTTTTATGAATATCATAgacgtatttttttttaatcgtgattgtatttttctttattttaatatgaattaaacttattttttcaGTTTAAGAAAACACAtgtctttattttataaattttattctcaaataatttacaaatatttttaactaatataaaaatcataCCAAAGATTGTCTAATTTATTTACTAAGAAATTTATTTACCATTTTCGTGTTGATTTAATTCATGTAATATTTGATTAACATTGatttagtatttataaaataaaattaatatagttCACATATTACGAGCACTAATTTACAAAACTGAAAATATATtaacactattttttttctctcacatATTCTCTCAATTGAGAGTAATATTAAAAACATTGTTAGAAATTAAACTTTGTTGGTTTACTAACACTAatttaacataattttaaaatcaaaacaatgaACAAATGTTCCTATTTTATAGATTCTAATTTCTTTTGTGGGGGCTAAACACGAagcctttattttatttacaatagaTAAATGATAATTGTGGGATTGATGCATTTATAGTGGAACTATATTcgtttctaaaatttatttaaatgtctCGGCTCAActacttgaattatattttgagttttgattttttttttattcttaactTCTATTTAAAAAGTAGCAAATTTGCTTAAAAAAACAATAgagataatattttgtttttatgaagaATGCTTTCacattaactaaaaaaaaaagtaaaagttaaAATCTCCAACATCATACGTcaagagaaaataaaagtaaagaGCAATATGTTCAACAAtcgtaattttaaaaaatacaaaaaaaatcacattaaattagTATATGGGTATATCTATTCGTTTCTAAGAGAAAAAGAgataagaataatttaattcgGATTATGAAACATAATTGATATTTCGTTGAggagaaacaaaaataaaatatagttaacaTGACTATTCTTGCCCATATTGTAAAGAGaaatagaattaattttaaaaattactttctGACTATGAAAATCTCAAATCAGTTTAATACTACATCGTAAAACCCCACATTTCAGAAAAATAGACTAACTATTATTACTTGAAAAATGAAACTTTTAGTGATATATGATTTTTTGATCCCTATATACGTAAATAATGCATTGATAATTGCTGATAGAAATATTTAACCTACTTACAGTGACATCATGGCTCactataaatttgatttataatatacAGTTAAGTTGCAATATAATGACGAAATACTTGCCTCTTGCACACgtaattattttacttaaatGGAAGTGTATATTGTTTATGATTCAAGTGAGCTTGCGTataatatatttactaatctctccgaatctaaatataaaataaagtggatcaataaaaataaatataaaatatttttaatttaatttgttaactctaatttttcttatattcaAAATCAGTATTATATTTGAGACTTCCGCACCCTCCATTACGGTCTCTGTACGTCATCATCACAGGATCCCCTTCTTTCTTGATGTCCTAATTATTCATTAAAGgctttttaataattaaaatgtctAAAAATGAGGCTGTTAATATCAGTGACTTTCTGATTTCACCAAAAGCAGCTTATGCTAGAGTTTCTAATTGGTCGGACAAGACATTTGGTAGGCCATTGGTCCCTTTTGATATTTCATGAAGACACGTTTGATTTCACATAGGTCTAAAGCAACAAGACTAAATAATTTGTCAATGAAGACCTTTAGAAGTGTTTGTACGAGTTGGATAACACTTTTTCCTTAAAAGAATTTGTATTTAAATGGACAAATAAGGATAAATTATTGGGTGTTAATTTAATGTATGGAATTTAAACTCTTCATCCATAGATATTAGTGTCCAATTGCGCATCGTAGATAATTGTTTAAGATAGAAAGAAACTTTTGGATCAACAAAAAATACTATGAAGTTATAGAGaattattcaatatatattaaaaaagttggTAAATGTAATtgatatgtatttttgtgtatgattgatactaaattaatatttatgtataaatGTGTTTAATATTCACCGTTAATCTCTCAAGACAAACTACTTGTCCAAAAAAAATCTCTCAAGACAAATTAGTATTATCCATTAAGgatacatttataaaaaaaaatataatgtctAGTTATTTCATCTgagttttatatttaagaacatattttttctccaaaaagtttaaaattatcGACAAAAATAAAGATTTGTGAAAAGATATACATTCCGTATCATTCCAACTACATAACATATGAACCACTCCTTCGAAGCCTTTCACCACTGCTGCCCCATTTATTCCTATAAAATATAAACCATGACTCATAAATAGATGGAGAACACGAGAGTTACAAGATAGTTTGGAGAGGGACATAGTGATTGAAGTGATAAAGAGATTATGAGTTCAACTTCctctaataaaattaacaattaattattaacattaacTATATTTTGTTAAAGAGGAGGTGATTCTCAAACTGAATATTACATGAAATTCATTAATGACTATGGAAGAATAGCAAAACCATAACCAAATAACAAAAAGGGAGAGGTGACGTGACACCGAGGCAGTGTGGGGAGAGGATGAGACACATATAGTTTATGCAATTGTTTTGTTAGTGgtacatattaaataaaatattttaaaaaattaataaataaattattaatattttatttaataattataaaaaatttctttaacaGAATTAATTTAATGGATAAATAAATTACGTTATACGACTCTAATTACTCATATTAGCAATACATTCACTAAATAATTTGCAGcaaacacaaaatattttatttaatttatataaaattttatcgttTTTCGTTTCAAGAATACTAGAATGTGAggcattttttattatataaaaaaagatttgagacatttttattaagtaaaaaatttcattttttggaGAGTCCTAAAAGCTTGCTTTAATGCCCTAACtcataaagttataattatacTAATAACAAAGAACAATTATTTCAGtaccaaataaaatttatcagtTCCCAGTCtaactatatttaatttgaacttCTTGAACTTTTCAATCCAGCTAATAGCAAAACTttgttacaaaataaaatacgtAATATTATACAAAGTAAAACAGAAAATAGATTTAGACATGACAACATAGTCAACATGTTTCTTGTACTTATTCAGAAGCAACAAAATGTTCTACTTATAAAGATGAGCATTATCAGATAATGCAATTCGAATAAGTagaatgtaaaatattatatcaacTTTTCTAACTAAGAACTTGTGACAGAGGAAAGCATCAGAAAACTGTTATTTTTTGCATCTCTTAGATGTAACGTCACCCTCGCCTCTCACAATATATTAAGTTTGGCAAATCAAGAAGATGACTTAATATAATTAGAATCAAAGTCCATGTTATGCATTTGGGCTTGAAGATGTTATTGCTGGGAAATGCATTAGAGATTCTCTTCTATATTGTCATGgatccttttatttttattttttcattccCACATTATTTATGCATAAAGTACACTTTTCACAGTTTATATATGTGCAACAATTAGCAAACATTATTTTGACAAAGATTGTCTCTTGACATACTAATATAGGAGACATCATGAACAATAAACTTTTTCTGAGACCTGGTTTGTGGAAGGGGAGAATATTAATAGGGACTTCATATACATTAGTGCTATTATAGCTTTCAAACAGCTAACATGATTTGTATAATAAGTCAAAAACTATTAACCTGTCCAGACTTGATGCCCTTCTTCATGTTAAATAGAAATCAATAGACCATGAAATTAGcattgtatttgtttttcaGTAAGAGAAAGATCCCGTTCCATGATTACATGGTTCATGGTGTAAATTATTTAGCAAATGGTCTAGATCAGATTGACCTctagatatattttttagacAAGTAATTTGAATTTCAGGATCACTTGCAAAATCAATTCAAACAATAATATTGTGTTGcaaaatttaaaagtattaaaAGGCCCCGTATTTTCATATTACTCTTCAAAGATGCAGGTTTTCTTcatttttgaaagcatgtacatTCGCAAAACAGATAAGGTCCACTTCATGGGTTAATATGAACCAAAGATGCTGcaaaaaaattctttaacaCCATAGAATGGAAGGATAAATGTTTTGTGATCGAAACAAATAGCACAATGGCTAGGAAGAGGGAAAAACTGTTTCTTTTTCTAATCATGTTCACCCCGATAGAAAaaatgtgtatatatttttactttccAATATAAAGCTAATAACCATAAAATTGATCAGATCTGCAACAGAAATTTATGTACAGAAGAATTTCCTAAAATCTTACCAATCAGGTTGAAAATAACAAACAACTAtacatcaaaaaaaattaaattgtttatctatTGATCCCTTACCTTTCTTACTCTGTTTACTAGAGAATCTATTgatttttggatttttgttCCTTCTGTTTGCATCACTTCTTGAGATGCCTCACGTAGATTTTGAATTCCACGACCCAAACAGGCAATTGAGGGGGCAGCAGGGAGAGATTCGATAGCGCACTCAATCCCATCACCATACATAAGCAAGCCTGTGCAAGTTCCGATGCTGCCTGCAAATGTAGCCCAAGGTAAAAAGCCAACACGCTGCACTTTTCGCTTCCTCATTATTTCATAGAATGCTGTTCTCATAGCTGAAACACTAGTTTTTTCGGCAGAGGCTATAACACTGTGAGTAACGGCTCTAAGCTTTTCAGCAGATGCAGCTGCCTTCATGAAACCCGATGTCTTGGCTCCAGAAGTTGCAAATCCAGGAGCCACAACTTTAGATGGACCAAGGGCAATACTCAGTACTTTCTGCATCTGGCTGAGTATAATCTTGATTGAAGCTGGAATTTTGAAAGCAACAACCTTCGTCAGCGTCGACATTGGGACCACTTTGGTCAGGGATGAAGCTCCTAAAACTGCTGTTGCTCCAGCCCCAACTGCCACCACAGGTCTATCCGCCAACAACCGCTTTCGATCACCATGATTTAAACTAACCCCTTTGCCTTCAGAATCCGTGATTAATTCTCCAACAATCTCTTTAACTTCACCAGGAAGAGGAGTATCCCAGTGTTTCCTGAGACCTGCCAAGGCACTAGCATCAACCACTGCCACAATGGTTTTAAACTTATCAGTCTGGCTACGAATTGCCTGAGCAAATAACACTTGTGACTTTTCATCAACAGGAAGCTCCGAGAACTCAACCTTATCAGACTTAGAAATGTCTTTCTCGACAATCGGCCGCAACCCCTTATTATTTAAAGCTATTCTAAGCTCCTCAACAGCAATTCGAAAAGCATAAACCTCAGAAACAGTTCTAGCATCAAGAACCTCCCCTCTATTTACATCCAACAACATCTTCTGAACATGTGCCAATGCCTTCCGCATCGATGGTAAATCCGAAAACATTTCATGCAAGTCCTCGAGCAAAGGATAAATAGACTTTGCAAATGCAGGAGTGTCATAATTAGTTGTCGGCTGAATTTCCACCGAACCCCTCTCAGAAACACAATCATTTTCATTCTTACCAACCAAAAGAGGATCCATATTACCAGATAAAGCCTCTACCAACACCATCCTAACATCTTTATTTAGAGAAAACCTCTTCAAAGCAATGGAGGCCAAAGAAGAAGCACTTTGCTGGGGAGGAACCAAACTATTCACAATACTTTTAAAACGGTTTCCACCATCAACAATTCCACCAgaattattactattactattactatcatcattattattattattgcaatCATTGTTATTAATCAAACAAGAATTCCCTAAAGGTGATTGAACAACAATGAAGGAAGATCCAACATTTTGAGCAGCTTTTCTAGCAGCAAACAGAGGACCATTAAAATCAGTACCAAAAATCTCCCTAAGAACAAAATCACCAGCAACACTCTCATACTTATCCCTaccaattttatcaaaaaaacatCGTTTAAtaacagaaaaagaagaagtagGTACCGGAATATCAAAAACGACGTCGTCGTTTTCATCATCAAAAGGGGAAACGCTAGCTTGAACGATAACGGCGTCGGGTTTAATTTCATTGATGAGAGAGTCCGCATCGAAAGCTGAACGTTGCGATAGGTTGAGAGAAGAGAGAATGTAAATTAGGGATTGGGTATTAGGATCGCGTAGTGCGAATACGAATTGTTTGGTGTGATCGGggatgttgagtttgtttactAATTGTTTTGACGATTTGAGTTGGTCGAATTTGAATGTGGAGAATGGCCACATGTTATGTAGGTTCCCTAGGAACGTAATCGCCATTGATGAAAGGAATAGTGTGTGTGTCTTTGTGGATTTTGCCAAAGGGAAGAGGGAATTTTTCAGCTTCCTAAGAGTCCAGTGTGATTAGTAGTACGAATTTTGTTAATCAACACTAATCAAACAGTGATAGTAggctaaattataattttaaccCCTTAATTTTCAACGTTATTCTAGTCTCTTCCCTTCCGATTTaataacacaaaataaataagagaTGCTGAATCATTcctctttaaaattataattctgcACACATCAAAATATCTCATAAATAGTAGAGATGACAATTAGTAGGGTTTGGGTAGGGTATTATAGTATCCGTTTTCCCATACTtgccatttaaaaaaatactcatatctGTGTCTGTATCCTCTtaggtatcaactttaatacccaTATTCTTGTCCTCTGGGTACTTAAGTGCCCGTACACATACTCATTACCTAcgttttaactaaaaaaatcgataaataaatgatattgttgtgattaaatttaaaaatgattcaaatatcttaaattcaatcataaaatattataaaccaaaacattttctaactcaaaacatttcaaatggaCATTcacaatacatatttaaatattcataataatattttatgaagttgcaaatCATACGATAATATTATctgagataattgatacaaagttgcaagtataattataaagtcaccatttaataagatataactattaattataaaatcacaattatttacctatttatcataattagattcttaaaaaaatttcaaatgtttcatttataaatattgtagtggtccaatgatattaatagatgttaaaacatacaagaaaataattaattaaactaaacactaatataattaataaataactaaataaataaataatatatttatataagtgcgggtaATTACTCATCTCCATGTCTATACCCATTACACGGGTTTTTACCTACCCATTGTGGGTTTCTTTTGCGGGTACCCACTGGATCTGAGTCTAATTGCCATCCCTAATAAGGAGGTTGGTTTGCTCTCCTTGCTTCTTGTATCAAGGGATccattaattgaaaaattggaACAAAAggatatttttaaactt
It includes:
- the LOC101507528 gene encoding uncharacterized protein, which gives rise to MAITFLGNLHNMWPFSTFKFDQLKSSKQLVNKLNIPDHTKQFVFALRDPNTQSLIYILSSLNLSQRSAFDADSLINEIKPDAVIVQASVSPFDDENDDVVFDIPVPTSSFSVIKRCFFDKIGRDKYESVAGDFVLREIFGTDFNGPLFAARKAAQNVGSSFIVVQSPLGNSCLINNNDCNNNNNDDSNSNSNNSGGIVDGGNRFKSIVNSLVPPQQSASSLASIALKRFSLNKDVRMVLVEALSGNMDPLLVGKNENDCVSERGSVEIQPTTNYDTPAFAKSIYPLLEDLHEMFSDLPSMRKALAHVQKMLLDVNRGEVLDARTVSEVYAFRIAVEELRIALNNKGLRPIVEKDISKSDKVEFSELPVDEKSQVLFAQAIRSQTDKFKTIVAVVDASALAGLRKHWDTPLPGEVKEIVGELITDSEGKGVSLNHGDRKRLLADRPVVAVGAGATAVLGASSLTKVVPMSTLTKVVAFKIPASIKIILSQMQKVLSIALGPSKVVAPGFATSGAKTSGFMKAAASAEKLRAVTHSVIASAEKTSVSAMRTAFYEIMRKRKVQRVGFLPWATFAGSIGTCTGLLMYGDGIECAIESLPAAPSIACLGRGIQNLREASQEVMQTEGTKIQKSIDSLVNRVRKE